The Paenibacillus yonginensis genome segment GGATGGTTGTGGCGCTCCGGGAAACGCTGCTCCAGATCCCGGCCTACCATGCGGGAAATGATCAGATCGGTGGTCATTTCTTTAGCCGGCCAGGTGCCGATTTTTTTGCCGTCGCGCATGATTGTCACTTCGTCGGAGATCCGCAGAATTTCTTCCATCTTGTGCGAAATATATATGATCGACACACCGTTGCTGCGCAGCTCGTTAATAATGCGGAACAGATGCTCGACTTCGACGCTGGTCAGCGAGGAGGTCGGCTCATCCATCACGATAAGTTTCGAGTTGAACGAAACGGCTTTGGCGATTTCAATCGATTGGACTTTGGATACAGACAGCTTGCCGACAAGAATATCGGGGTCGATGTCGATATCCAGCTGCTTGAACAGTTTGATGGTATCCTCGCGCATTTTCTTATGGTCAATAAATTTAAGCGGTCCCTTCGTCGGGAAACGTCCGAGCCAAATATTTTCCATTACGCTGCGGTGAGGGATCGGGTGGAGCTCCTGATGAATCATGGAGATCCCGTACTGCAAAGCTTCGCTTGAATTGTTGATGACCGTCTTCTGTCCATTCAGCAAAATTTCACCGTCGTCCGGATGGTAGATGCCGAACAGGCATTTCATCAGCGTTGATTTGCCGGCGCCGTTCTCGCCCATAAGGGCGTGAACGGTACCGGGTTTGACTTGCAGAGTAACGCCATCCAGCGCTTTAACGCCGGGGAACTCCTTTGTGATGCTTTTCATTTCAAGCCAATATTGTTCTTCAGGCATGGTTACTCCACTCCCCACTTATTTCGCGTCGTCTATATTGTCTTTCGTGATTTTTTTATAAGGGATCCAAACGTATTGGTTGTCGGTAATATCAAAACCTACGCTGTCTTTGGTAATTTCTTTGCCTTGAGCGAGCAGGGAAGCCAGCGTGATTGCCGCTTTGCCTTGGTTTTTAGCATCGTTGAGAACGGTGCCGAGCAGCGTGCCTTCCTGCAGCGCCTGCACCGCAGGAGCTGTAGCGTCAACGCCTACAACCGGCATGTACTTGTCGCCTTTGAAATAACCGGCGGCTTTCAAAGCTTCGATGGCGCCGAGGGCCATATCATCATTATTGGCAAAAACGGCTTCGATCTTATCACCGTTGGAACCCAGGAAAGCCGCCATTTTGTCCTGGCCTTTCACGCGGTCCCACATCGCTGTATCTTCAGCCAGCTTCTCTACCTTAATTCCTGCGTCTTCCAAAGCTTGGATGGAATATTTCGTGCGCAGCTCCGCATCCTGGTGTCCTGGTTCACCTTTCAGCATGACGTATTGCAGGACGCCGTCGCCGTTCTTGTCGGCTTCAGGATGTGCTTTCCAGTAATCGGCTACGATTTGGCCGGACAAGGTGCCGGATTCTTCCGCTTTCGCGCCCACATAATAAACTTTATCCCATTTCTTCATATCTTCCGGCATCGGTTCGCGGTTGAGGAACACGACCGGCACGTCTTTGGCTTTCGCTTTGTCGATAATAACGCCGGCTGCGGTACGGTCTACCGGGTTAACGACCAGCGCTTTATCTTTTTTGGTAAGGAATTGATCGACCTTGTCGTTCTGCGTTGCCTGCGAGTTCTGGCTGTCTACGATGTCCACTTTGGCAATGCCTTTCGCGGAATCCTCAATCGCATTGCGGACACCTGTCATAAAGGTATCGTCAAATTTGTAAATCGCAACGCCGACTTTCGGTTCGGAGCTGGAGCCGCTGCTGTCCGAATTGCCGCATCCTGCAAGCGCTCCCCCGAGCAATGTTGCTGCCGCCAATACGCTAACCATCTTTTTCATAGATTGACCTCCTGATTATATAACTGATATTTACCCCCGCATCCGCCTATTGGATACGCTTTCATTATGGGGTTTCGAATCCGTTTTGCGAATTAAAAATTCTGAGATGTTTTATCAAAATTCTAATGAAGTACGACTAAAGTACGATTTTTTTCGAGAAAAAAAAGCGGCAAACCTTTTACGGCCCGCCGCCATGAAATACGTCTCTTCAAATTGCCCAATTCTATTTCACAAATGGAAACAACAGCTTCTGATTCTCCGGCCAGAGCATGTTCTCCAAGTCAATCACCTTAATCCCGGTATCGTACCTCTCCTCCACACTTTCCCCACGAGCCGCTTTCAAAGCGGTAACTACAGCCAAATAGCCGTTGCTGAATGCGTTCTGTACCACCATTGCCTGAACCTTCTTCTCCTGCAGCAGCTCCAGCATCTCCGGCGGATTATCAAAAGTAATCAGCTGAAGATGGGCAGCCGCCCCCGATTCGTTTACGGCTCTGCCGACTCCAATTGAGGCTTCGGCATTCATCGCTACGATTCCGTCTAGACTGGGGAACCGCTTTAGCATCTCCAGCGTCAGCCGATATGCCAAAGCTTCGTCCGATCCGCAGTATACCGTATCCACGATTTTAACCCCCGGGAACCGGGCCGCATAATCCGTGAAACCTTCTTCACGCTGATCGGCATTTCTGGCTCCTTGGACAAAATTGACGATGCCGATCTGGGCTGACGGTCCTGTCAGCTTAATCAGCCGCTCCGCCGCCTTTTGCCCTGCTTCATAGTTATTGGCCCCGATATAGGATTTCACCTTGGTCGAAGCGACCTCGGAGTCCATGGAGATCACCGGAATTCCCGCGTAAGACGCCCGGTCCGTGACCTGGGCAAGGGCCATATAATCGGTAGCCGACAAAATAATGGCGTCCGGTTTCTCTTTGATCGCTTGCTCCATCTGGCTGATTTGGCCGGCTATATCATTTTCATTCTCGGGCGCGCTGAACTTGAAATTCACATTATATTCCTTGGCCGCTACTTCAGCCCCCATCCGAACCGTATTCCAATAGTCTCCGTGATCCATCTTGACAATCAGATCAATGACCGGCTCCTTGCCTTCTTTCCCCAGCTCGCCGTTTTCGGAAGAGCAGCCGGCCGTAACCAGCAGCAGGCAGACGGCAGCCAGCAGCCAATTTTTGTGTCTACTCACCGCTATCCCTCCATGGTTTCTTCCAGCTTAACGGCCGGAAGCGTTATAGTGACTGCAGTCCCTTCCTCCAGCTCGCTTTCATAGGAGAGGCCGTAGTCCGGCCCATAATACAAGCGGATTCTTTCATGCACGTTGTGAACGCCGACCCCCGAGCCGCTTCCTTTTACCCGTTTCTCCCCGCTCAAAATACCCTTCAGCACCTCTTCCGTCATCCCGATGCCGTTGTCCTGCAAAGTAATGATCAGCTGATCGCCAGCGACCTGGGCACTGATGCGGATATGGCCGGTTTCGGCCAGCACCTCGATGCCGTGGTAGACGGCATTTTCAGCAAGCGGCTGCAGAATCAGCTTCAGGCAAGAGCAGCCCAAAGCCTCCTCGCTGGCTTCAATCTCGAACTCAAATTTATTCTTGAAACGAATCTTCTGGATGACCAGATAATGTCTGACATGCTCCAGTTCGTCGCGCAGCGGAATGATATTGTTGCCTTGACTCAAGCTGATGCGGAAAAACTTCGACAGCGACGTAATCGTCGTAACCACCTCGTCACTCCGGCCCATTTCGGCAAGCCGGGTCATGGCATTCAGCGTATTGTACAGAAAATGCGGATTGATCTGCGCCTGCAGCGCGTCCAGCTCGCTCTTGCGTTTCGCTTCCTGCTCATGGATGATCTGATCCATCAGCTCGCGAATCCGCCGAAGCATCAAATTAAACCGCTTAAACAGCTGTTCAACCTCATAAGGACCGCTTACCGGCACCAGCGCGCGGAAATCACCGCTTTCGATCCGTTTCACCGATCGTTCCAGCTTGCGGATCGGCTGGGCGATCTTATAAGACACCACTACCGAAATCAGCAGCACCAGAGCAATAGCAATGATCAGAAACCGGAAAATAAACGTGTTCAGATCCTTTTTTGTTGTCATGATCTCATCGGCATAAGAAACGCCGACCACCCGCCAGCCGGTCGGATTGACGGTCTTGATCGTAATGATCCGCTTCTCGCCGGTTGATTCATCTTCATAGGAACCGTAAGCATAGTTAAGCACCGGCTCCAAGTTCTCATATTTCAATCCGGCGTAAATTAGCTGCTGCTGTGGATGATAAACAATGTTCCCCTGCGGATCGATGATGTAGATATAACCCTTTTTGCCCAGACTGATCCGGTGGCTGAGCTCGTCGATCGTACGGAAGTTCACATCGAGCACCAGCACGCCCGGCTTCTTTTGGCCATGATCGTTGTAAACGATTTGTTTGCTTAAGGACACCACCCAGCGGTACTGCCACTTGAACAGATTCTGGATATGCGGCGGCGAGAACTGCAGAGTTCCCGGATTCTTCTGGGCGGACACAAACCAGCTTTGCTCCTGAAGTTTGGTATTAGGCCTAAGAGCAACGGCCGGTACGTTCAGCACCAGTGATCCGTCGGGTTTAAACAAGGCCGCGGACACCAGATCCGCTCTCGTTTCGAGAATCGTTGACAGCTGGTTTTGTGTCTGTTCGTCGCCCAGCAAGCCGGATTCGTCAATCTTTTTCTCCAATATTTCAAAAATATCCTGAATTCCCCCGACATACAGCTCCAAATTCGAGCTGACCTGCTCAATGATCTGGCCGATATTCAGATAGGTGTTCTCTTC includes the following:
- a CDS encoding sugar ABC transporter ATP-binding protein produces the protein MPEEQYWLEMKSITKEFPGVKALDGVTLQVKPGTVHALMGENGAGKSTLMKCLFGIYHPDDGEILLNGQKTVINNSSEALQYGISMIHQELHPIPHRSVMENIWLGRFPTKGPLKFIDHKKMREDTIKLFKQLDIDIDPDILVGKLSVSKVQSIEIAKAVSFNSKLIVMDEPTSSLTSVEVEHLFRIINELRSNGVSIIYISHKMEEILRISDEVTIMRDGKKIGTWPAKEMTTDLIISRMVGRDLEQRFPERHNHPGEVILKATGLTSVDPKSFKDISFELRKGEILGIGGLVGAQRTELVEALFGLREISSGTISIHGKEVKIKSPGDAKKYGMALLTEERRATGILPVLSVHENGAVANLDAYVTPYMLLDERKKKAEVNEKIEKLRTKTPNMKALIMNLSGGNQQKVLLARWLLTNPDILLLDEPTRGIDVGAKFEIYSIIADLAEQGKSIIVISSEMPELLGMSDRIMVMSEGRLTGILDREQATEQEIMRLAAQH
- a CDS encoding galactose ABC transporter substrate-binding protein, which translates into the protein MKKMVSVLAAATLLGGALAGCGNSDSSGSSSEPKVGVAIYKFDDTFMTGVRNAIEDSAKGIAKVDIVDSQNSQATQNDKVDQFLTKKDKALVVNPVDRTAAGVIIDKAKAKDVPVVFLNREPMPEDMKKWDKVYYVGAKAEESGTLSGQIVADYWKAHPEADKNGDGVLQYVMLKGEPGHQDAELRTKYSIQALEDAGIKVEKLAEDTAMWDRVKGQDKMAAFLGSNGDKIEAVFANNDDMALGAIEALKAAGYFKGDKYMPVVGVDATAPAVQALQEGTLLGTVLNDAKNQGKAAITLASLLAQGKEITKDSVGFDITDNQYVWIPYKKITKDNIDDAK
- a CDS encoding substrate-binding domain-containing protein, whose translation is MSRHKNWLLAAVCLLLVTAGCSSENGELGKEGKEPVIDLIVKMDHGDYWNTVRMGAEVAAKEYNVNFKFSAPENENDIAGQISQMEQAIKEKPDAIILSATDYMALAQVTDRASYAGIPVISMDSEVASTKVKSYIGANNYEAGQKAAERLIKLTGPSAQIGIVNFVQGARNADQREEGFTDYAARFPGVKIVDTVYCGSDEALAYRLTLEMLKRFPSLDGIVAMNAEASIGVGRAVNESGAAAHLQLITFDNPPEMLELLQEKKVQAMVVQNAFSNGYLAVVTALKAARGESVEERYDTGIKVIDLENMLWPENQKLLFPFVK
- a CDS encoding cache domain-containing sensor histidine kinase is translated as MRDGLKWLLTLPRRLHVKQIQVIVTLTIMFVTVFSVLIASLMLYNKFSSSAEENTYLNIGQIIEQVSSNLELYVGGIQDIFEILEKKIDESGLLGDEQTQNQLSTILETRADLVSAALFKPDGSLVLNVPAVALRPNTKLQEQSWFVSAQKNPGTLQFSPPHIQNLFKWQYRWVVSLSKQIVYNDHGQKKPGVLVLDVNFRTIDELSHRISLGKKGYIYIIDPQGNIVYHPQQQLIYAGLKYENLEPVLNYAYGSYEDESTGEKRIITIKTVNPTGWRVVGVSYADEIMTTKKDLNTFIFRFLIIAIALVLLISVVVSYKIAQPIRKLERSVKRIESGDFRALVPVSGPYEVEQLFKRFNLMLRRIRELMDQIIHEQEAKRKSELDALQAQINPHFLYNTLNAMTRLAEMGRSDEVVTTITSLSKFFRISLSQGNNIIPLRDELEHVRHYLVIQKIRFKNKFEFEIEASEEALGCSCLKLILQPLAENAVYHGIEVLAETGHIRISAQVAGDQLIITLQDNGIGMTEEVLKGILSGEKRVKGSGSGVGVHNVHERIRLYYGPDYGLSYESELEEGTAVTITLPAVKLEETMEG